The sequence below is a genomic window from Gossypium hirsutum isolate 1008001.06 chromosome A11, Gossypium_hirsutum_v2.1, whole genome shotgun sequence.
CTTAGATGGGGGAACTGAAGAAGCTGGTAGAAGAGGGGAAGATAAAGTACATTGGTTTATCTGGAGCTAGCCCTGAAACTATAAGAAGGGCACATGTTGTTCATCCCGTCTCTGCCATAAAAATGAAGTGGCCGCTTTGGACTCGCGATAGCAAGGACGAAATAATCCCCCTCTGCAGGTTTCCTCAAAAGCCCAACACTGGTTTCATAGAAAAATAGTATACTGAATCATTAAAAGTATAAGTTGCCAAAGTATAAGTTGCCAGGAATTTGAACTTTGGTTTTTGTTGTTCTACTTCTATCCTATCTCTTATTGTAGTGAAGGTGAACTATATCCTCTGTTACATGTTATTtagattttgtttttccttttacttctcaaattcaagcaaaaagGAATGCTTAATTAGTTTAATGTGTCCCAATATGCAGGGAACTTGGGATTGGGATAGTTCCATATAGCCTGCTCGGTCGTGGTTTCTTCGGTGCAGGACTGTTGCGGAAACTGTGCCTGCAATTAGTTTTCGGGTATGGAAAGAAGTTCTTTATCGATTGTTTCTTTTGGCCAGTCAAGTTCTTTTTGGCTTTAATCTATACTCTATTGTGCATAGAAACAATCCTTCTAATTAGTACCCTTTTTTTTACTGATGGACTTCTTTAAAGACATTTCACCCAAGATTTCAAGGAGAAAACTTTGACAGTAACACAAATTTGTATTTGCAGATGGAGAACTTGGCTCAAAAGTATGGAGGCACCCCTGCACAGCTATCACTTGCTTGGGTTCTTCATCAAGGGGATGATGTAGCACCCATTCCTGGTGAGTCACATTCTTTGTTTTCGGCATCCAATTTATTCTTTTGATATTAGACAATACAGATCATTCAACAACATTCTAAGCAGAATTGAACACAATTCCCTGGACATACTGTACAAACACATATCGTAAATGAGCCTTGTTTTGTCTGATGTTGCAAACAGAAGGAAAACGGGGAAATACTAGGTTGGCTGTTCGAGAAAAGCTGTACAAATCCAGCATTCTGGTATAGTGAAATTAATTACTGATTGATAAATTTGCACATACATTTTGTTTAATTGTGAAATAGTTTGTTGCTGGTTTTGAATAATGCAGAAAGCAAAAGAAATTCTTCAGTTTAAGATGATGAAAACTGGATTAGCCAATAAGATAGAGGAGAAAAGAGTGACGGTTGAATCTTTGATGGCTACCAAAATAGATGCTGCAGAGAGTGTGGCAAGCTTAGAGCGTTTGAAGATGAGAAGGAAGAAGCTAACGAAAAAGCTGAAAAGAAGAATCAAAGACTTCCAGAAATTGCAGACATTGGAGGTTGAGCTGACATCGGAGATGAGTTCCCCTTGAAATAGATataatgaataatttaatttcagtGTTGAGATAGGTATGCATAAGGCTACGCTTAAACATTATGCCGATACTTTTGGGTGGACATTTTATTAAGCGTTGGAATAGACTTGTTGACACATGTTATGGCGACTCTTTGTATAAGAGTTAGAAAAACTTAAGTCAACTCTTTTTGAATTACACTGCCtcttttttaaattgtttaaatttatacATTTAAGTAACCTTTTTTAGTATTTGCAAAATCTAATCATATCTCGATTTTTAAGAAAAGTTGGAAAATATACTTATtaattctttattctttttaattaccTTTAATTTTTAGGTTTACCATTCTACCTCCTGTCTCCTCTCCCTATTTCCAAATCAGTTACGAAACAAAATTCCGTAAGTGCACTACTGTGTTTGTATATAATTTTCGAAAAGGTTTGGCAGCTCGCTAAAAAATCAGAAGCCCccaatatttcatttttaaagcGCAAAAATCAAAAAGTCAAACCAGAAGAAGAAGTAAATGGCACAAGCAGCAAGGCTAAAGCTGAGAATGCAAAAGGAGCTGAAGCTCCTTCTCGTCGATCCTCCTCATGGTGCTTCCTTTCCTACCCTCTCTTCACGACATGATATTACTGATCTCTCTTCCATCCACGCCCGTATGTTCATTCTCCCTCTCGCTTTCGCTTCACCCAGAAAATGGATTCAAAATCATTCTTTTTTATTAATATCCAAAATCTAGATGTTGTTTAACCGAAATAGGTCCTGAAGAAATTTTTTATAGCAAAGGGATCTTCAAGATTAAGATTCAGATACCTGAAAGGTATATCTAAGTTGCataatgaatttcaatttttctttcgcattttcttttattaaaaggAGGTTATTGGGTGTTTTTTTTTTGCCTTAAAGGTATCCGCTTCAGCTTCCGATTGTGACTTTTGCGACGCCAATTTATCGCCCTGACATCGACAATGGAGGTGGAATTTGCCTTGACATTCTCtatattattttgtttcttttattatttttttggaggGGGTTTTTGATTCATACCCACCTCAGATTTTCTAAAGATTTACAGTAAAGGTTAGTCCTTTCTCAGATCCATTGATGTTTTGACAACTTCTGTTGGTTTCCCTTTATTCTGGAGATTGTTTATTTAAGCATTCATCGATGTTAATATTTGATGCAATTTTAGGCAAAAAGGAATCTATATTTCTTGTTTCTTCATTGTCTTTATTCTATCGTATGCTATTGATTGTTTGGAAATTTGAGTCTGTTAAATGTTTTCATTGATTTGATGTAGCTTGTTTCTATTTTTATGCATACAAGTCTTGGAAAAACAATTTCTTAAGTTTGATTTTATTATAGCGTGAATTGATAGACAAGTATGGTAGGGGATAAACTTGACGGATGAGATCTTGACATTTGTTTATGTTTCTAACTTTAAGACTTTAGATTTATATTCACTCACTGTTGTTGACCGTATCTGCAATATAATGGATCCTTGATCTTCATGCGAGTGGAACCAAGTTTAAGGTTATTGAACTTTCAATTTTTTACAGGGACCATTAAACATGAAGAATAGACTGTGTTTGATGTTTAAGTTTCTTTTTTAGTTAGTAAAGGACACTGAAAATTTTATGCTAAAAAGCCATGTCTGCCTCATTGATTTCTCTTTAAATGATGGTTCCCATGCCCCCTGTTTAGATGAGGACCATACTCTTCATGTCATATATCAAATACTTCAAGGAAACAAAACTTCCATTTTAGACTGCATTAGCTTTATGTaatacaatatcaatatcaatgtCCATCGTCTTAggtgtttttttatttgtttacttttgtATATTGGGTTGATTACAGGTGGTATACATTTTGGCTAAATGTTAGTGTATTTTGGTTGTTGGATTGATTTTTGTAGTgaatatttaacttttaattaaaatttaattttctatttttagttgtATTTAAAACACAATTTCTATCATTATTCACTataaatgtttatgaaaatatattaatattgaaataataaaaatagaaaaaaattgctCTGGATGTGTCTATCTCAACTTTTTTAAGGTTGTCTTAGATGAGTTTATTCCAACCTTTTTAAGAGTGTATTAGACAGGTTGATCCTAACTTTTTTTAATGTTGCCTTAAACGGgtttatttcaactttttttttaaaggttgTTTTAGACGGGTCTATCTCAACCTTTTTATGGTTGCTTTATATGGGTCTATCTTAATCTTTTTTTAAAGGTTGCCTTAGACAAGGTTAGCTTATGTTGACTTATGCCAATGCTTTTTCAAAAACGTCGCTGAGCTTATGCCAACTGTACTATAAGCAACCTTTTTAGAAGCATCGGGAGAAGCGTCGCAAAACCTATGCCAACTTTTTTTGCTTCTTCTTAGGTCAAAAAAAGTGTCGCGGTAGGCTTGTTTTGTTGTAGTGCTTGttgcacatttgtgagcaagtaaattgttctttgtttctttctcctttgttctCTGTATTGTTGCTGTTGTCAAAaacccaacaaatggtatcatgtGCCCAAGTATTTGAGGGCTTATTTTTGCTTCTGCTACTTGTTAAGAAAGACAAGAAGCTATTAAAGCCTGTCATATTTGAAGGCTGCTTGTAAAAAAGACAGTAGTAGCTCATCCCTGTGAGACTGCCAAACAAGCTTGGGATAAGTTGAACGAGGAGTTGATGGAGTATGTGCATGAAGACAAGCCACAACAGGAGGGAGTATGTGCAAGAAGAAATAGAATTGTAATGAACAAAAGAACAATGCAAGATGTATTTGAAGGCAAGTTGCAAACCAAGGTTGTGAAGGAGAAGAGGACTCCATTTGATGAACAAATATTTGACACAAAAGACTAGGATAGTCAAGTGTGTGGATCAGATTTGGTTGAGAACGAGACCAAGGTTGAAGATGAATTACTTGAGTAGGGTCAACTTGAAAAGCATTTTGGGACTACCAAGCTCAAAAAAACTTGATGAATGATTGGTATTTGCAGCACGGAGGCCAACGAGGAGTGTTGAAAATGACCAACCATGCTGCTTGATGCGTCGTTGAGAGCATAAAAAATATCTTATctcta
It includes:
- the LOC107889071 gene encoding LOW QUALITY PROTEIN: perakine reductase (The sequence of the model RefSeq protein was modified relative to this genomic sequence to represent the inferred CDS: inserted 1 base in 1 codon), which gives rise to MGEEQQNQSDVIPRVKLGTQGLEVSKLGFGCMRLTGIYNDPVPEDVDISIIKQAIDIGITFFDTSDIYGPKRNELLVGKALKQLPRENVQLATEFDIVKSDPATGIAINGTSEHVRASVEASLKRLDVDYIDLYYQHRVDTKTPIEDTMGELKKLVEEGKIKYIGLSGASPETIRRAHVVHPVSAIKMKWPLWTRDSKDEIIPLCRELGIGIVPYSLLGRGFFGXRTVAETVPAISFRMENLAQKYGGTPAQLSLAWVLHQGDDVAPIPEGKRGNTRLAVREKLYKSSILKAKEILQFKMMKTGLANKIEEKRVTVESLMATKIDAAESVASLERLKMRRKKLTKKLKRRIKDFQKLQTLEVELTSEMSSP
- the LOC107889089 gene encoding probable ubiquitin-conjugating enzyme E2 37, with product MAQAARLKLRMQKELKLLLVDPPHGASFPTLSSRHDITDLSSIHARPEEIFYSKGIFKIKIQIPERYPLQLPIVTFATPIYRPDIDNGGGICLDILYIILFLLLFFWRGFLIHTHLRFSKDLQ